Genomic window (Pseudomonadota bacterium):
GAGCGCGCTCGACGTCGACGGCACGCAGTCTCCCGGGCTGTCGCACGTCTCGACGCAGTACGCCGCGTCGGCGTCCGTGTCCGAGTCGGCGTCCGAATCCGTGTCCGAATCCGTGTCCGAATCCGTGTCCGAGTCGCCGTCCGAATCCGTGTCCGAATCCGCGTCCGAATCCGCGTCCGAGTCCGAGCCCGAGCCCGAGCCGCCCCCACCGTCGCACGCCGCGAGGCCGACGGCCGCCGCGAACGCCAATACCGCCACCATCGTCATCCTGGTCGTCATCGTCTCCCCTCCTCCGCGCGGCCTCCGCGCGATCTTCGTCGTCGTGGCGTTCATTCTATCGTGAAACGCGGGGCTGGTGTATGAAACGGCCATGCACACCGCGACCTTTCACATCGCGGACGAGGAGGCCACCCTGCAGCTCGGCGGCCGGCTCGCGGCGCTGCTCGCGCCCGGCGACGTCGTCGGCCTGGAGGGGGATCTCGGCGCCGGCAAGACGTACCTCGTCGCGGCGG
Coding sequences:
- a CDS encoding tRNA (adenosine(37)-N6)-threonylcarbamoyltransferase complex ATPase subunit type 1 TsaE, which produces MHTATFHIADEEATLQLGGRLAALLAPGDVVGLEGDLGAGKTYLVAA